The Nematostella vectensis chromosome 11, jaNemVect1.1, whole genome shotgun sequence nucleotide sequence ATGACCAACACAAGGCTTCTGTAATTAGGGATCTCGTGAAATTGTTCATGTGAAGTATAAATTTTGTGGTCTCACTAAAAATGATGTAAAGCAGCAAGCCGAAAACTTGAGCAATTCATTGATTTTTCTTCGATTTATCAAAATGAGCAAAACTACCAGATAATAAGGTTAAAAATGCCCATGATTACCCATGATTTCTTAACTGGTATCTATCAATATTTATGATAGCGTACCTGTAGGCAGATTTAGCCGATCTCTATCGACAGTTTGCATTTTTAACTGTTTCTTGATTGTATTTGTAAAAGATTTTGAAAATTACACATAAAAATCAAAAAGTATAGaaactaatttttttttacaaaaaatagagaaaaaatagAGATTAAGTACAAATTACGAAATATTGATATCATCAATTacatttcagaaaaaaatcgtTTTTGAGGGCTTAGAATATATCATGAGCCGATCACTAGTAGGGGCATTTTTCTAAACTATCTTTTTCTCGTGgttttataaaattatactATTTTGTGAGAGACAGACTAGTTTCTTGATAAGCATTGGGATtgggacaaaaaataatctcGACCAATCATAGATCGGTGAGGTTATGAAaatgaaccaatcagaaaTCGCGCTTGCGGTCACGTGCTTCTACCGAACGCTACGTTTTTAGCTCCTCAAGTACCGTGAATGAGCCACCCGCAGACCAGCGCAAATCAAGGTTAGGGCACGTGTCGCTTGGAGAGAGATAGTCATAACTACGCACAGTCATAACTTGTGCGACAGCCAAGACTAAACATGAAgctgtgtgtgttttttctcGTGTTTTGCCTTGTATTGATAACGGTTTTGGCTACCGAGGAAGATAACAAGGAGTCTAAAGAAGAAAAATCGACGGATGTGGAGAaaaaagaggaagaggaagatgGCAAAGTAGAAGTCGTCGAGGAGAAAGCTGCCGAGGAGGTGAAAGTCACTAAGTCAAAAGGCAAGAAGAAAAAGAGCAAGAAACCTaagaaaggaaaaaagaagaagataGTTAAAGTTATAGAAGAAGAGGAAGATGAAGAAGAGGAGGAAGACCCTAATGCCAAGATTGAAGTAGAAGAAACGTTCGTGCCGTCGGATTGCGAGAACAAAACGAAAGTCGGCGACCACGTCGTCGTGCATTATACCGGTTGGATGCAGGACGGATCTCTTTTCGACACGACTCGGGACCACAGAAAGGGGTATCAACCTTTCGAGTTCACCATCGGCGGAGGGACAGTCATCAAGGGGTTCGAGCAGGGTGTGACGGGCATGTGTGTGGGTCAAAAGAGGAAAATAGTAATTCCTCCAGCCCTTGCTTACGGCAAGAAGGGCTCCGGCGATGTACCAGGTAACCTCGACCTCAGTAAGTAGACCATATAGGGACCAGCCTAGGAATGTCTGAACTATAAAACACCAACTATTCCGAACACGGTGTCTAACAATGGACCCGATGGTGTCTGCAATAGCCAACTTTGACTATAACTTCCAGTCTAACTTACTTTACTCGCTTTAGACAGCTAGACTAGAACAAGGGTTTGCGTTCAGTAAGAATAGCCTCGGTATATACGTAGCTGTCTAACGCCATGACGTACTTACATTAACCAAGCAaacataatataataataagtaTAGGAGAATGTGGTAGATTTTTGGGCAAATCTACGGCCTGTCCGTTCACGATACCAGTAACTGTATGATCATCATAATAGAATTGTGTGTATACAcccatttcaaataaggttgcacccgGAGAATCCacgtatcgtaacccgcagtgcttcatgggtatcaaatataTAAGCAAATAAccgtaaataaaaacaatctcGCTTTCTAAAGCTATAGAATTCTTGTCCCTGTGAACATTCGCCTGGCTTTCAGATGCCAgcattcagccatttatacgctacccatgaagcactgcagaTTACGATACATTGATTTTCTGAGTGTAACGTTATTTGAAAAAGGTGTACAAATTTTGGCCAATCCACAGCCTGCCTATTCTAAATAAAAGTAACACAAGTTATTGTATTTCAGCGAACACGACCCTGACGTACAACCTTGAGCTGTTCGATGTGCGCAAACCGCCCCCTCACTCAGATATGTTCTCCCACATGGATGAGAACGGCGACCGCAAGCTATCACGTGAGGAGGTCTCCGCATACATGCGCAAACAGGCCGAGGCGCAGTTCGCCCCTACTTACGACCAggtatgcgcatgcgtgatcatccccccctcccccaacctTTTTTAAGTGAAAGGGACTAAAACTCTCCCAGAATTACACGTGaccttaaagcaaaaaaaaaggcgTGTGTATGTAAAAggcgtgtgtgtgttttttttctttgcatttTACCAGTTGGTTATTTCGGCAATTTTTCgaggaaaaagagaaaagtaAATTCAAAGTTTCCTGTGAGGAGGATTTTCGGATTATAAGTTCGAAAATAGACAGCagaatcccccctcccccacacacCCTGCAAAGGCGTAACTGCGTAACAAATCGTAACTGTTTGTTGTTATAGCGCTGGCAGCACCACCATGAGCGCATGGTGGATAACGTGTTCGAATACGAGGACCACGATGAAGATGGACACATTTCGCACGAGGAGTTCAGTGGGCCGAAAATACAGGGGATGCACCACGATGAGTTTTAATAAGGCCCCCAGGTCCTCATACTCTACGGGGGCCCTGTGTTttataccacagggaaaccagaTAAGAATTAatggattttttaaattaaagaGTGGGAAACAGCATGGGTCGGGGGAGCAGAATAAAGGAGTCGCCATTCGCAGGCGAAAGCCAAATGTATTATAATATAGTGCATCTAAATTTCCAATGAATCATGTTCAGCGACCAAGCTCTTTCTCTCTTCCACTGCAAAGGCCACGCCAGCAGGAAAATATCCGAAAAGATTTCAAACAAATTGATACAATATATTGAAATTACcttattataatattaaaacTATTACGCAAAAAGATGTCACAAATCACGATGACCTCGAAATAAAGTTTTTATTATGTTTATTGTGGTATTGTTCTCTTAGTAAGTAATACCCCCCCTCCACCTAGATTCAGCACAGACTGAAAACGAGACCATTTCACGTGCCAACCTGATAAGCCCACTCTCGTTAGTTGATAAGTAGGCCTCATATTCCCGTATGGCCCGCTCAGAAACATCATAACACTTTGCGAATCGTCTCAATTTTTTCTATCACTTTATGGCTTGCGAGCTCGATCAACAAGGTCTATGCATCGAGATGCCATGCTTTAAGACCTTGTACCGCAATAGGTACTTGCCACGAAAAAGCAATGTTACACAGCACGTCATGTCACAACATTGTCACGCAACAGGCCATTGTCACGCAACAGACCATTGTCACAAGCCAACGTCACCCAACAGACCATTGTCACGCAACCGACCTTTGTCACAAGCCATTGTCACGCAACAAGCCATCGTAGTGCAATACGTAGGTCACGCTACTTTGAACATATTAGAAAAACATGTATATCAGGCCCTTAATAAAACATTCagacataaaaaaatgaaccaaAGATAGCATCTGGTAACTCACTCGCTGCTCTAAAAGACCTCACGCCTTTGAAGGGCCCTGGGGAAAAATCATGGTTTTACCATGATTAAAAACCCTTTGACATATTTATAATTATAACAGGTTAAAACAATGTTCAAGTTGATAACGTCAGTTTTTTGCTTCCATTTCAGTTGTGTTTTCTGTAATTTCATTTGAGGCATCTGATTCTTTGGACGACTGGGTGTTGGAGAATAATTTCATTTTGATTGGAGCAAAGTTCTTCATGTCACAGTTCCAGATTCTtcagaatataaaaaaaaatatcagtaTGGCTATcgtaaaattgtaaaaataaacaaactaaACTGAAATAAGCAGAAAGTATACATACTTGAAAAGCTCAAAGTTTTTTGCAGATGTCAGATCAGGGATTTCTAGAGATAAAAGAAAGATTTAAAATTTGCTCATCTATCTTAAGTTTTTATGCAGCCTGAACAGCAGGTTATATTTGAAGCTAAAAACTTTTATAAATTAAGCATCTTaattttttatctatttttgtgACTTTTTTAAGACCTTGTTCATCTTGTATAAAATTCCTGTGGCAAACCAAGAATCGTACAATATCTTTGACAGTTACTCAAATGAAGCCATTAATTTCTGACCTAACCCTGTAGAGGCTAACATTCTGGGAAGTGGAGGGTAAGCCCCAGTTGTTTCTTACATTTGCATAAGGAAAGGAGTCAGCATTTCCTTGCAAGTTTTTCAAAAATCCTGTCACTATTAGACAGCAGCTGGCTAAAGCTAGAAAGTACACTGTACTTACTTACCAAGGCCTCCAGTTGAGAAAAGCTCTCTCTCAACTTTAATGATGGTTCTCATGGCATCCTCTTTGTTGACATGCATTCTCTGGCGACCTTTGACAACATTGTTGAGCTCCTCAATCTTCTGGAGCTCATCGTCAAACCGGTGTAGATACCTGGAAATTATAACAAGGAAATAAAGTGAGGGTCATGCTAATAAAAGGACATCTTCATGCATTGATAACAGAGTTGTACCTAAGGTTGCTCCAAACAATTGTTATGCCACCCCTGATCCCTTTTACTCTGTATATACTTCCACAAATGACAATAATACACAAATGCAAGTATTTACCTATGAATCACCTAGTTCTTGGTTCATGATTCATACAATACTTACATTTCAATCAAGTCCCGGACCTCCTGTGCCGTATATCTTGTCTTGGTGTCATCAATATGCTCATAAAACCACCGACATTTATCACCAACTACAGAACAGAGATATTATACAGAGGACTATactgagagagagagagagaaagtgGAGCCCCATGTGACAAAGCTGCTCGTGTAGGTGTTCTTATCAAACATGCCAAGAGTTAAGaaaaatcaagttttttttctcttagtGTCTCTAAAGTGTCCTTAAAATAAAGAGTAAATCCTCACCTTTCACCTCAAGCATGTGTGttctttcatctttttttctgaaacaaaaacagggTGTTCTTTTTTAGACTcagattaacccattgactcctggctatttttaagctgaatttacaaaaaaaaaaaaaaaaacagaccaaatACAGATTCCTTCCCccctattttgagttttatacagcccgtcaaagtcaaacactgCGCTGCACCCAGACAGcggtatcctagctttccaacagtgcttttcGGCACCATTTTTAATACCTTGTCGTTCTGCTTATgcaagcacaagttgatggttgcttgtatttttcataaaaaatacagctataagcATATTTGGAGAGTGTCGTAGGACATCTTGAAGTacattggggcataattgagtgctgtgcttatggatatttgcaagcaaaggtggattcatggtgttgttatttcttgtttggcATTGCCtggataagaaaataattttctaatgaatcaccacagctcttctaaatgctttcttttctgaaaccaaattgattccaaaattgtttactcTGCTATTCTGGGCCTTTATGACCTGGaaatgatttgtttggctttgaggtgaaaagacttataaaaaaccatctgactttgcggagaggagtgttgactggccctcctcttgtgaatttttccctggatctcccagaatgctttgcaatccatGATGGCATCCATGTGGTttcacaagccttcaaggagtggacattgtgttttgaggccatggaaattaCCCTGGAGgttcagaataaaggtatctatttgtgtcttgagctgtgtttgctaatctctctcccttgtgttgtatttcgAGCGCTTTGTTGAGAGGGCtgattctgcttttttttttccttgttccATTTGaagtttgtcaaagaacctgagctattatttggctaaagAGTACAGTAGTTGCTATCACATTGGTTGGATgtatatcttcaagaccattcatcccttagactgatgcctgagtatcttcatcttgttgtgtttattttgcatttatgaattttttgagTTGTGGGTAcctctcaaagccggtacaggccggttgaggggtcataTGTTAAAGTCTTTCCTTTTCATCTAGTACACATTCAAAAAGTGGCTACCTTGACAAAAGCAGCCACAAACAAAGTGCAATAAAATGTAATAATGAATTATGCActtgcatatttttttaggaatgGTATTAGCTTATGAACCAAACATATTTTTGgaggcaggggggggggggggggggggggggaatttgGGCTCTGGGTTGCCCCCAGCATTTTTGTAATTCGTGACATTTCCACAAGCTTTTCTTTGCGATTCCTAAGTGCGATTTCCTCAGCGAAAGGTTCAGTACAAACATAACAGATTACAGATAAGGGTCTATAATTTTAGCCAGAATCTCGTCCACCACTTTGCTTATTACCTCTGCAGTTTCTCGTCGCGATGGGCAGATCTAGCGAGCTGGGACGCCTTCCTTGAATTTGGATGAATAGCTTTCTTGATTTGGCTACGAACTTTGAACGCTTTCGGCTGGAATGGGACCAAACGCGAGGTTAATTCGCGTGGTAAAACGATGTGGtatttgtaaaaatagaaCGTCcattttttggtaaaaaatcGGATGTCGAGCGAAAATAAGAACGCATTAACATCTATTTCCATCAGTAAGGATAACaaccaaaaaaaatgcaattggAGTTCAAAAAATGACAATTACATGGAAAATTGGCCCAAATTCTTACCATTTTGTGATGTATCTGTACTCAGTTTGCTAatgttttgaattttctatATTATCACGTGTCTCTACGCGCCCGCCATTTGCTCGGCACACAGCTGG carries:
- the LOC5505772 gene encoding translation machinery-associated protein 16, giving the protein MPKAFKVRSQIKKAIHPNSRKASQLARSAHRDEKLQRKKDERTHMLEVKVGDKCRWFYEHIDDTKTRYTAQEVRDLIEMYLHRFDDELQKIEELNNVVKGRQRMHVNKEDAMRTIIKVERELFSTGGLEIPDLTSAKNFELFKIWNCDMKNFAPIKMKLFSNTQSSKESDASNEITENTTEMEAKN
- the LOC5505758 gene encoding peptidyl-prolyl cis-trans isomerase FKBP14 isoform X2, with the translated sequence MKLCVFFLVFCLVLITVLATEEDNKESKEEKSTDVEKKEEEEDGKVEVVEEKAAEEVKVTKSKGKKKKSKKPKKGKKKKIVKVIEEEEDEEEEEDPNAKIEVEETFVPSDCENKTKVGDHVVVHYTGWMQDGSLFDTTRDHRKGYQPFEFTIGGGTVIKGFEQGVTGMCVGQKRKIVIPPALAYGKKGSGDVPANTTLTYNLELFDVRKPPPHSDMFSHMDENGDRKLSREEVSAYMRKQAEAQFAPTYDQRWQHHHERMVDNVFEYEDHDEDGHISHEEFSGPKIQGMHHDEF
- the LOC5505758 gene encoding peptidyl-prolyl cis-trans isomerase FKBP14 isoform X1, whose product is MKLCVFFLVFCLVLITVLATEEDNKESKEEKSTDVEKKEEEEDGKVEVVEEKAAEEVKVTKSKGKKKKSKKPKKGKKKKIVKVIEEEEDEEEEEDPNAKIEVEETFVPSDCENKTKVGDHVVVHYTGWMQDGSLFDTTRDHRKGYQPFEFTIGGGTVIKGFEQGVTGMCVGQKRKIVIPPALAYGKKGSGDVPGNLDLTNTTLTYNLELFDVRKPPPHSDMFSHMDENGDRKLSREEVSAYMRKQAEAQFAPTYDQRWQHHHERMVDNVFEYEDHDEDGHISHEEFSGPKIQGMHHDEF